CCCTTCAAATTGGAGCATTTTTTTGCTTTTGCCTTTTTTATCACCACTATAAGTATAGTATTTTCAGGTGTTGGTCTGGTTGTGGCGCTTTGGAGCGAGGAATTTGAAGACCTTTCCATTGTAACAACCTACATTATTACTCCGTTTACGTTTTTAGGCGGTGTTTTTTATTCTTTAAAAATGTTACCTGCTATTATTTATAAAATAACAATTTTTAATCCTTTCTTTTATATGATTGATGCTTTTCGCTGGTCTATGATCGGATATGCCGAGGGAAACATTTTAATAAGCATAGTCCTGCTATCAGGCTTATCTGTCTTTGTAATTCTTTTTAACATATATTTATTTAAAAAAGGTTATAAACTAAAACAATGATAAACCTGACACAGACCACCCGTAATTTAACGGAGTCGGATAAGGTAACTCTGGAAAAATGGCTAGAGCAAAAGTCAAAAGGCCTGACCTACCCAATATATGCTTCTATGGATTTGCGTATATCATCGGATAAGGCAGCGGTTGTAGACACGAACCTGTTTCCATCCGGTTTTAATAATTTGTGTGAAACCATGATTAATAAGTCCGCTCAGTATTTAGCGGAATATATTAAACAATATTTTTCCGGTGTTAAAAAGGTGGCAGTTTTCTGTGAAGCGCATACGCGCAACCTTTTTTATTTTCAGAATTTAAAGGCTTTAGGACAAATAATAAATAAGGCCGGATTCGAAAGTTATTTTGTTCACCCTGAAATTGAAGGTACTATTGAAGGGATTTATTTCAGCCAGAAATACCTTAAAGAAGCAGACCTGCTTATTAATAATAATGATTTTTCCAGCGGATACCCGCAATTGCTGCAACAGTTGACAATTCCTGTTATCCCGGGAAAAGAACTGATCTGGGCCAAACGCAGAAAAAGCAGACATTTTTCCATCATCAGGAGTTTATCAGTGGAGCTTGCTGAAAAGATTAATATTGACCCCTGGTTTATTTCCGCAGAATTTGAATTTGAACAAAATATAAATCTGAAGGAAAAGGCTTCGCTGGAAAGGTTGAAACAAAAAGCAGAATTGGTACTGGAAAGGACAAGGCGGAAATACAGAGAATATCAGATAAGTACGGTGCCTACAATTTTTATTAAGGATGATGCCGGTACATACGGTATGGGCATAATGACGATTCAAAATATTGACGAGCTGGATAATTTGAACAGCAAAAAATACAATAAAATGAGCGTGGGAAAACAGCATATTATTAAAGATTTGCTTGTTCAGGAAGGGATTCCCAGTAGTCTGCAATGCAAGGGGGCTGTGGCCGAACCGGTTATTTATTGTATAGGACAACATTTTATCGGAGCCTTTTTACGAGTGAATCAATTAAAAAATGAAATGGCGAATTTGAATTCCAAGGGTATGGAGTTTTTCAGGATTTGTAATGAAGATATAGATCATCTGGAAATGCCGGATGAATGCCAGGGACAGCGAATTATTGATGATTTGGGCATGATCACTATCAGGGTAGCCTTGCTTGCGGCCGCGACGGAAAATAGTGCCGAAAAAGGTTAATAATGAAAATACTCTTTATTATTGAGAGCATTTCCAAGCATAAGAAAGATATTTATTCCGATGACTTGTTGATGGCTGAGCATCTTAAAAGAAAGCATGAGGTGCTGGTAGCGGAGCCGAAAGATGTAATCCTTCTGCATAA
This genomic stretch from Candidatus Margulisiibacteriota bacterium harbors:
- the gshA gene encoding glutamate--cysteine ligase gives rise to the protein MINLTQTTRNLTESDKVTLEKWLEQKSKGLTYPIYASMDLRISSDKAAVVDTNLFPSGFNNLCETMINKSAQYLAEYIKQYFSGVKKVAVFCEAHTRNLFYFQNLKALGQIINKAGFESYFVHPEIEGTIEGIYFSQKYLKEADLLINNNDFSSGYPQLLQQLTIPVIPGKELIWAKRRKSRHFSIIRSLSVELAEKINIDPWFISAEFEFEQNINLKEKASLERLKQKAELVLERTRRKYREYQISTVPTIFIKDDAGTYGMGIMTIQNIDELDNLNSKKYNKMSVGKQHIIKDLLVQEGIPSSLQCKGAVAEPVIYCIGQHFIGAFLRVNQLKNEMANLNSKGMEFFRICNEDIDHLEMPDECQGQRIIDDLGMITIRVALLAAATENSAEKG